A window of Hyperolius riggenbachi isolate aHypRig1 chromosome 1, aHypRig1.pri, whole genome shotgun sequence contains these coding sequences:
- the USE1 gene encoding vesicle transport protein USE1 isoform X2, with translation MLAWRKSIASMPDDKKPSGQHTKSVQKQFTVYYLMNKQKPAPELLIEYSRKVDFLKGLLEAEKLSSPTEKALANQFLAPGRTPTISKERTPVTKTVHLQTQARYTGEMRSELMQKSALSSNDSDVYPRKRKGSISDDKESAAELDAVLQHHHNMQEKLAEEMLRLTQNLKSNTLAAQNVIKQDNQTLSQSLKLADQNFEKLKTESDRLEQHAKKSVNWVLWIMLIFVCFTFISMILFIRLFPRLR, from the exons ATGTTGGCCTGGAGAAAATCCATAGCTAGTATGCCAGATGACAAGAAACCCAGTGGTCAACACACCAAATCAGTTCAAAAACAGTTTACCGTTTACTACTTGATGAAtaaaca AAAGCCCGCTCCTGAACTACTGATCGAGTATTCTAGGAAAGTGGacttcctcaagggcctgctagaGGCTGAAAAGTTG TCATCTCCCACTGAAAAAGCCTTGGCTAATCAGTTCCTTGCTCCCGGTCGCACACCTACAATCAGCAAGGAACGCACACCAGTGACCAAGACTGTTCATCTTCAAACGCAAGCACGTTACACAGGGGAGATGAGGAGTGAGCTGATGCAAAAG aGTGCCCTATCGTCTAATG attcaGATGTTTATCCAAGAAAAAGGAA GGGCTCCATCTCTGATGACAAGGAGTCAGCAGCAGAGCTTGATGCTGTGTTACAGCATCACCACAACATGCAGGAGAAGTTAGCTGAAGAGATGCTCCGTCTGACCCAGAATCTAAAAAGCAACACGCTAGCAGCACAGAATGTTATTAAACAAGACAACCAG ACACTCTCCCAGTCTCTGAAGTTAGCAGATCAGAACTTTGAAAAACTTAAGACTGAATCAGACCGGCTGGAGCAGCACGCCAAGAAGTCTGTTAACTGGGTCCTGTGGATCATGTTAATTTTTGTCTGCTTCACGTTTATCAGCATGATCCTCTTCATCAGACTATTTCCTCGCCTCCGGTGA